The Niallia sp. Man26 genomic sequence AATGTAACTGTATTCTTTGATGAAAGTGGAAAAATAGATAAACATGTCTCCCTAATGTGTGGACTTTCCTTACCTACTGACTTTTATACTACAGGAAAAATAAATGCATTAAATGAAAAATTAAAGACTGATCCTAATTATAAATTACATTTTACTGATTTAGGTTCCAATGATTATAAAAATCACGAAGAAGCAGTTAGTGTTATATCAAATTACTATCGTTCCGTTAGAATTAATATAGTTTCTTTTATAAAAATACAACACATAAATGAAGAAAAAAGACGTTATAAAAATATTGTAGATAAAATGATTTATAGTAAGATTCCAGAACGTGTTCTTTATGGTTTATTAAGAGATTATGGTAGTTTTTCTGACATTAAAGCAAGACTATATATTGAGGATAGTGGCCTTTATAGAGATTTTCAATTAGATAAAAATATAAAGGAACAATTAAATACACATTCAATTTACCGCAATTCTCATTTCTGGGTGGAAAAAGCAAAGTTAAAAGCGAAAAATGAAGAAATTGGTATTGAAATTG encodes the following:
- a CDS encoding DUF3800 domain-containing protein, whose product is MEHNVTVFFDESGKIDKHVSLMCGLSLPTDFYTTGKINALNEKLKTDPNYKLHFTDLGSNDYKNHEEAVSVISNYYRSVRINIVSFIKIQHINEEKRRYKNIVDKMIYSKIPERVLYGLLRDYGSFSDIKARLYIEDSGLYRDFQLDKNIKEQLNTHSIYRNSHFWVEKAKLKAKNEEIGIEIVDTILGMVRNIIENRPVTFKDGFPKDKNLWRKKKFIMNMINKYPNFYQLLVNIKYFELTGHSSLEQKNIATYLDLFTSKFELELAAQK